One region of Salinibacterium sp. TMP30 genomic DNA includes:
- the argH gene encoding argininosuccinate lyase, whose product MAHAAETGAGQLWGARFASGPSPELARLSKSTHFDWQLAQYDLAGSRAHAKALAAAGYLNDTELDTMVDALQSLSEAVADGTFTSLESEEDVHAALERGLIERAGADVGGKLRAGRSRNDQIATLVRLYLLDHAGAIAKMVVDLIDALVAQAEKHETAIMPGRTHLQHAQPVLLAHHLLAHAWPLVRTLERLRDWKVRASTSPYGSGALAGSTLGLDPALVARELGLARPTENSIDATASRDVVAEFAFITAQLGIDISRLSEEIILWNTREFDFVQLDDAYSTGSSIMPQKKNPDIAELARGKAGRLIGNLTGLLATLKALPLAYNRDLQEDKEPVFDSVETLEVLLPAFTGMIATLRFNTERMAELAPQGFSLATDVADWLVRQHVPFREAHEISGSLVRFCEENSLELHEPSDADYAAISPQLTGDVRAVLTVAGSVSSRAGVGGTAPVRVAEQRAELTERVRVLAAAIDPQVLN is encoded by the coding sequence ATGGCGCACGCTGCCGAAACAGGTGCCGGACAACTCTGGGGAGCCCGCTTCGCAAGCGGCCCCTCGCCAGAGCTTGCCCGGTTGAGCAAATCAACCCACTTCGATTGGCAGCTTGCGCAGTACGATCTCGCCGGTTCGCGAGCGCACGCCAAGGCGCTCGCGGCCGCGGGGTATCTCAACGATACTGAGCTTGACACGATGGTGGATGCTCTGCAGTCGCTGAGCGAAGCGGTCGCCGATGGTACCTTCACCTCCCTCGAGTCCGAGGAAGACGTTCATGCCGCTCTTGAGCGTGGACTGATCGAGCGCGCTGGCGCCGACGTCGGAGGCAAACTCCGTGCCGGCCGCAGCCGCAACGATCAGATCGCCACTCTTGTTCGGCTCTATCTGCTTGACCATGCAGGCGCCATTGCGAAGATGGTCGTCGACTTGATCGATGCTCTTGTCGCGCAGGCGGAGAAGCACGAAACGGCAATTATGCCGGGGCGCACCCACCTCCAGCATGCTCAGCCGGTACTGCTCGCGCATCACTTGCTCGCCCACGCGTGGCCTCTGGTGCGCACGTTGGAGCGGTTGCGAGACTGGAAGGTCCGAGCATCCACGTCGCCGTATGGTTCGGGTGCTCTCGCTGGCAGCACCCTGGGGCTGGACCCCGCACTGGTCGCTCGAGAGTTGGGGCTTGCTCGGCCAACCGAGAATTCGATTGATGCCACCGCAAGCCGGGATGTTGTCGCTGAGTTCGCATTCATCACGGCCCAGCTCGGCATCGACATCTCGCGGTTGAGCGAAGAGATCATTCTGTGGAACACGCGTGAGTTCGATTTTGTGCAGTTGGATGACGCATACTCCACGGGTTCATCTATCATGCCGCAGAAGAAGAACCCCGACATTGCTGAGCTTGCCCGCGGTAAGGCAGGGCGACTGATCGGCAACCTGACGGGCCTCCTCGCCACGCTCAAGGCGCTTCCCCTCGCCTACAACCGTGACCTGCAGGAAGACAAAGAGCCGGTGTTCGATTCTGTTGAGACGCTCGAAGTGTTGTTGCCGGCGTTTACCGGAATGATTGCCACCCTGCGCTTCAATACCGAGCGGATGGCTGAACTTGCCCCGCAGGGGTTCTCGCTGGCCACGGATGTTGCTGATTGGCTTGTGCGTCAGCACGTGCCATTCCGTGAGGCTCACGAGATCAGTGGTTCTCTGGTGCGTTTCTGCGAAGAGAACTCGCTGGAGCTTCACGAACCAAGCGATGCCGACTACGCAGCGATTTCACCACAGCTCACCGGTGATGTGCGTGCCGTGCTCACTGTCGCGGGCTCGGTCTCCAGCCGCGCGGGCGTTGGCGGAACAGCACCGGTGCGTGTTGCTGAGCAGCGTGCCGAGTTGACTGAGCGTGTGCGCGTGCTCGCAGCAGCAATCGACCCTCAGGTTCTTAACTAG
- a CDS encoding argininosuccinate synthase has protein sequence MSERVVLAYSGGLDTSVGIGWLKDATGKEVVALAIDVGQGGENMDDIRQRALDCGAVESIVVDAKDEFADDFLMPALKTNALYQKRYPLVSALSRPLISRHLALTAKALGADSVAHGCTGKGNDQVRFEAAVAALAPELTSIAPVRDLALTRDKAIIYAEEHNLPIRQSAASPYSIDKNVWGRAVETGFLEDPWNAPIEDLYEYTSDPEAGLPADEVTITFEAGIPVAIDGVSMSALAIVEHMNSVAGKHGVGRIDMVEDRLIGIKSREVYEAPGAIALIAAHEELESLTLERDLGRYKRGVESEWSNLVYDGLWYSGLKRSLDAFVDDTQRYVSGEIRMTLHGGRAVPTGRKSEHSLYDFSLATYDTGDTFDQSLAKGFIELWSLPSKISARRDAKQG, from the coding sequence ATGTCAGAACGCGTTGTACTCGCCTACTCAGGCGGACTCGATACCTCCGTAGGTATTGGTTGGCTGAAGGATGCCACGGGCAAAGAGGTTGTCGCTTTGGCGATTGACGTCGGCCAGGGTGGCGAAAACATGGATGACATCCGCCAGCGCGCTCTCGATTGCGGTGCTGTCGAATCGATCGTCGTTGATGCTAAAGACGAGTTCGCTGATGACTTCCTGATGCCAGCGCTCAAGACCAACGCGCTCTACCAGAAGCGTTACCCTCTCGTGTCGGCACTCAGCCGACCGCTGATCTCGCGCCACCTTGCGCTTACCGCAAAGGCGCTAGGCGCTGACAGCGTTGCCCACGGTTGCACGGGTAAGGGAAATGACCAGGTGCGTTTCGAGGCCGCTGTTGCAGCACTCGCCCCGGAGCTCACGAGCATTGCGCCCGTGCGTGACCTCGCCCTCACTCGTGACAAGGCGATTATCTATGCGGAAGAGCACAACCTTCCGATCCGCCAGTCGGCGGCGAGCCCGTACTCGATCGACAAGAACGTGTGGGGCCGTGCAGTGGAGACGGGATTCCTCGAGGACCCGTGGAATGCGCCGATCGAGGACCTCTATGAGTACACCTCCGACCCTGAGGCTGGCCTTCCCGCTGACGAAGTGACGATCACCTTCGAAGCCGGCATCCCCGTCGCAATCGATGGTGTGTCGATGTCGGCGCTCGCGATCGTCGAGCACATGAATTCCGTCGCCGGTAAACACGGCGTTGGTCGTATCGACATGGTCGAAGACAGACTCATTGGCATCAAGAGCCGTGAAGTTTATGAAGCTCCCGGTGCGATCGCTCTAATTGCGGCCCACGAAGAGCTCGAATCGCTCACGCTTGAGCGCGATCTTGGTCGTTACAAGCGTGGTGTCGAATCAGAATGGTCGAACCTAGTTTACGACGGACTCTGGTACTCAGGCCTCAAACGCTCCCTCGACGCCTTCGTTGACGACACCCAGCGCTACGTCAGCGGAGAGATTCGCATGACGCTCCACGGTGGACGTGCAGTGCCCACCGGTCGCAAGTCAGAGCACAGCCTCTACGACTTCAGCCTCGCCACCTACGACACCGGCGACACTTTCGACCAGTCACTCGCCAAGGGCTTCATCGAACTCTGGTCACTGCCAAGCAAGATCTCGGCACGCCGCGACGCGAAGCAGGGCTAA
- the argF gene encoding ornithine carbamoyltransferase, translating into MTRHFLRDDDLSPLEQREILDLAEQIKSDRWGRKPLAGPQTVAVIFDKSSTRTRVSFAVGIADLGGTPLIISTANSQLGGKETASDTARVLERQVAAIVWRTYGQEGLIEMAHGTQVPVINALSDEFHPCQLLADLLTIREHKGELSGLTVAFLGDGADNMVHSYLLAGATAGMHVRIACPADYLPLADVVADAEKIAASTGGSISILTDPAEAATGADVVVTDTWVSMGKEGEKAARVESLGAYKVDAAMMALAKPDAIFMHCLPADRGYEVEAEVIDGPQSVIWDEAENRLHAQKALMVWLLDQAA; encoded by the coding sequence ATGACCCGGCATTTTCTTCGCGATGATGACCTCAGCCCGCTTGAGCAGAGGGAGATCTTGGATCTCGCTGAGCAGATCAAGAGCGACCGTTGGGGCCGTAAGCCTCTTGCTGGGCCCCAGACTGTTGCCGTGATTTTCGATAAGTCGTCGACCCGCACTCGCGTGTCGTTCGCGGTGGGGATCGCAGATTTGGGCGGCACTCCCCTCATCATCTCGACGGCCAACAGCCAGCTGGGGGGAAAAGAGACTGCCTCAGACACCGCACGGGTGCTAGAGCGACAGGTTGCCGCGATTGTCTGGCGCACCTACGGCCAGGAGGGTCTCATCGAAATGGCGCACGGAACCCAGGTTCCTGTGATTAATGCTCTGAGTGATGAGTTCCACCCCTGCCAGTTACTCGCCGATCTGTTGACGATTCGTGAACACAAGGGTGAGCTCTCCGGGCTCACGGTCGCGTTCCTTGGCGATGGCGCCGACAACATGGTGCACTCATACCTCTTGGCGGGAGCCACTGCAGGAATGCACGTGCGCATTGCCTGCCCCGCAGATTATCTGCCGCTGGCGGATGTCGTGGCCGATGCCGAAAAGATTGCAGCATCCACGGGTGGTTCGATTTCGATTCTCACTGACCCTGCCGAAGCGGCAACCGGCGCCGACGTTGTTGTTACTGACACGTGGGTGTCAATGGGCAAAGAGGGTGAGAAGGCTGCGCGTGTTGAATCCCTCGGCGCCTACAAGGTGGATGCCGCAATGATGGCACTCGCCAAGCCAGATGCGATCTTCATGCACTGCTTGCCCGCCGACCGAGGTTATGAGGTTGAGGCTGAGGTGATCGATGGTCCGCAGAGTGTCATCTGGGATGAGGCGGAAAACCGTCTGCATGCGCAGAAGGCTCTCATGGTCTGGTTGCTCGACCAGGCCGCATAG
- a CDS encoding acetylornithine transaminase, producing the protein MTWKDDYAHRMMNTFGVPKVELVRGEGCTVFDSDGKRYLDFLAGIAVNSLGHNHPAVVGALTSQAHLLHVSNFFATEPQLALAERLLRITGAGDAGRVFFANSGTEAIEAAIKLARRTGRPRILSLQDSFHGRSLGALSITGKPALREPFEPLLPNVEHIDSTIEALTAAIGPDVAALIVEPIKGEAGVRELPAGYLEAARELTTQHGTLLILDEIQTGAGRTGNWFAFQESGIVPDAITLAKGMGGGVPIGALVTFGAASTLLQPGQHGTTFGGNPLVCAVSNAVLSQIEADSLVANAAQRGAEIRSELARIDSPLITELRGRGLLIGIGLAEPVAAQIVELALEHGLIVNAPNESTIRLAPPLIIGDEEIAEFIETFSAVLTAVASPAPTEAS; encoded by the coding sequence ATGACGTGGAAAGACGACTACGCCCACCGCATGATGAACACCTTTGGTGTGCCCAAGGTTGAACTTGTGCGCGGTGAAGGCTGCACGGTGTTCGATTCTGACGGCAAGCGTTACCTCGACTTCTTGGCCGGTATCGCGGTCAATTCGCTCGGGCACAATCACCCTGCAGTGGTTGGCGCGCTCACGAGTCAGGCACATCTGTTGCACGTCTCCAACTTCTTTGCCACCGAACCGCAACTCGCGCTTGCCGAACGCCTGCTCCGCATCACGGGCGCCGGCGATGCGGGGCGCGTGTTCTTTGCGAACTCCGGCACTGAAGCGATAGAAGCCGCCATAAAACTGGCTCGCCGCACGGGGCGTCCGCGCATCCTCTCGCTCCAGGATTCCTTCCACGGCCGTTCGCTCGGAGCGCTCTCGATTACGGGAAAGCCTGCGCTTCGCGAACCGTTCGAGCCTCTGCTTCCCAATGTCGAACACATTGACTCAACGATCGAGGCGCTTACCGCAGCGATTGGACCGGATGTCGCAGCTCTCATTGTTGAACCCATCAAGGGGGAGGCGGGGGTGCGCGAGCTGCCTGCCGGGTATCTCGAGGCTGCCCGTGAACTCACCACTCAGCACGGCACCCTGTTGATCCTTGACGAAATTCAGACTGGGGCTGGACGCACGGGCAACTGGTTCGCGTTCCAGGAGAGCGGCATTGTCCCTGATGCGATCACCCTCGCGAAGGGCATGGGCGGGGGAGTACCCATCGGTGCTCTCGTAACTTTTGGTGCGGCATCCACTCTTCTGCAGCCCGGCCAACACGGAACCACGTTTGGCGGAAACCCGCTCGTCTGCGCCGTCTCGAACGCGGTGCTCTCGCAGATCGAAGCCGATAGCTTGGTGGCAAACGCAGCACAGCGTGGGGCTGAAATCCGCAGCGAATTGGCGCGAATCGATTCGCCGCTCATCACCGAATTGCGTGGGCGTGGCCTGCTGATCGGTATCGGTCTAGCGGAGCCGGTAGCGGCCCAGATTGTGGAGTTGGCGCTCGAGCATGGGCTCATTGTGAACGCACCCAACGAGTCGACGATTCGACTTGCACCACCACTTATCATCGGCGACGAAGAGATCGCCGAATTCATCGAAACGTTTAGCGCAGTGCTCACTGCTGTCGCTAGCCCAGCACCTACGGAGGCATCATGA
- the argB gene encoding acetylglutamate kinase has protein sequence MPAYTHGPAHEQAMTKAGVLIEALPWLKRFRNRIIVVKFGGNAMINDELKRAFVQDMVYLRLAGVRPVIVHGGGPQITKELMIRGIESEFRAGYRVTTEESIDVVRDVLTDQVGAELVDLINEHGDLANGIAGHEHSLFTGERMIKEIEGERIDLGLVGNVTEVDPQRVLHVLAADRIPVVSTLAQDGGDIKDDGSGLLNVNADSAAAALAIALDAAKLVILTDVSGLYSDWPNRESLVSIINTAELRELLPRLESGMIPKMTACLAAVDAGVPKAAIIDGRAPHSILLEVFTKDGIGTEVVPA, from the coding sequence ATGCCGGCGTATACACACGGCCCCGCTCACGAGCAGGCAATGACGAAGGCGGGGGTGCTGATCGAGGCGCTGCCGTGGCTAAAGCGTTTCCGTAACCGCATCATCGTGGTCAAATTTGGTGGCAACGCCATGATCAACGACGAGCTCAAGCGTGCTTTCGTGCAGGACATGGTTTATCTACGTCTTGCTGGTGTCCGCCCGGTGATTGTTCACGGTGGCGGGCCTCAGATCACGAAGGAATTGATGATTCGCGGTATTGAGTCGGAGTTCCGTGCCGGCTACCGCGTAACCACTGAAGAGTCGATCGATGTTGTGCGTGATGTGCTCACCGATCAGGTCGGCGCCGAACTGGTTGATCTCATTAACGAGCACGGCGATCTGGCCAATGGAATTGCCGGGCACGAGCATTCGCTGTTTACCGGTGAGCGCATGATCAAGGAGATCGAGGGCGAGCGTATCGACCTCGGTCTTGTTGGCAATGTGACAGAGGTTGATCCTCAGCGTGTGCTCCACGTGTTGGCGGCTGACCGCATCCCTGTGGTCTCGACGCTTGCCCAAGATGGCGGAGATATCAAAGATGACGGCTCTGGTTTGCTTAACGTCAATGCGGATTCTGCTGCTGCGGCGCTGGCGATTGCGCTCGATGCCGCAAAGCTCGTGATTCTGACGGATGTTTCTGGTCTGTACAGCGATTGGCCGAACCGGGAATCTTTGGTCTCGATCATTAACACCGCTGAACTGCGTGAACTTCTGCCACGCCTTGAGTCGGGGATGATCCCTAAAATGACAGCCTGTCTCGCTGCGGTGGATGCTGGGGTTCCGAAGGCAGCGATCATTGATGGCCGTGCGCCGCACTCGATCCTGCTCGAAGTATTTACGAAAGATGGAATCGGCACCGAGGTGGTACCCGCATGA
- the argJ gene encoding bifunctional glutamate N-acetyltransferase/amino-acid acetyltransferase ArgJ gives MSVTAAAGFEASGVEAGLKASGGLDVALVVNRGPRFDAAAVFTSNRAQAHPIIWSKQVIADGIVSAVALNSGGANCFTGPQGFQVTHATAEQVAELLGTSAGDILVCSTGLIGEPLPQARVLAGMTAAAAALTADGGEDASRAIMTTDSKPKTTVVSGTGYTIGGMAKGAGMLAPGLATMLVVITTDAAVASAELDRALREATRVSFDRLDSDGCMSTNDQVSLMASGASGVTPESEEFAALLTKVCSDLAEQLQADAEGSSHEIHIEVVGALSEDEAVVVGRSVARNNLFKAAIFGNDPNWGRVLAAIGTTDAAFDPYAVDVSMNGVRVCHAGAPDRSREEVDLTGRSVHVLIDLATGDAEATILTNDLTHEYVHENSAYSS, from the coding sequence ATGAGTGTCACAGCAGCCGCAGGATTCGAGGCTTCAGGAGTTGAGGCCGGGCTCAAGGCGAGTGGTGGTCTCGATGTTGCTCTGGTCGTCAATCGCGGGCCGCGTTTCGATGCCGCTGCCGTGTTTACGAGCAACCGCGCGCAGGCCCATCCGATCATCTGGTCGAAGCAGGTCATCGCCGATGGCATTGTTTCTGCAGTCGCGTTGAACTCTGGCGGTGCCAACTGTTTCACTGGGCCCCAAGGTTTCCAGGTGACGCATGCCACCGCGGAGCAGGTCGCTGAGTTGCTGGGCACGTCGGCCGGCGACATCCTCGTCTGCTCGACCGGACTCATCGGCGAGCCGTTGCCGCAAGCCAGGGTGCTCGCCGGAATGACTGCAGCAGCTGCGGCTCTCACCGCGGACGGCGGCGAAGACGCTTCTCGCGCGATCATGACGACCGACAGTAAGCCCAAGACCACCGTCGTTTCCGGCACCGGCTACACCATTGGCGGCATGGCAAAGGGTGCAGGGATGCTCGCGCCCGGCCTTGCGACAATGCTCGTGGTCATCACCACTGACGCCGCTGTCGCCTCCGCCGAGCTCGACCGCGCATTGCGCGAAGCGACTCGAGTGAGCTTCGACCGTCTCGATTCCGATGGCTGTATGTCGACGAACGATCAGGTAAGCCTGATGGCGTCGGGTGCTTCGGGCGTGACTCCCGAAAGCGAAGAGTTCGCCGCACTTCTCACGAAGGTGTGCTCAGATCTCGCTGAGCAGCTGCAGGCTGATGCTGAGGGGTCGAGCCATGAGATCCATATCGAGGTTGTTGGGGCGCTCAGCGAAGACGAGGCTGTTGTGGTTGGTCGTTCTGTTGCCCGCAACAACCTCTTCAAGGCTGCCATCTTTGGCAATGATCCCAATTGGGGCCGCGTGCTGGCCGCGATCGGAACCACGGATGCCGCTTTCGACCCTTACGCGGTTGATGTGTCGATGAACGGTGTGCGCGTCTGCCACGCGGGAGCCCCCGACCGTTCGCGCGAGGAGGTAGATCTCACCGGACGCTCTGTTCACGTTCTCATCGATCTTGCGACCGGCGATGCCGAGGCCACTATTTTGACCAACGATCTCACGCACGAGTATGTGCATGAGAATAGCGCGTACTCAAGCTGA
- the argC gene encoding N-acetyl-gamma-glutamyl-phosphate reductase — translation MSISVAVAGASGYAGGELLRLLSTHPEFDVTTVTAFSNAGQRLVDVQPHLRSLAHLELQPTEPSVLAGHDVVFFALPHGKSGALTAELSPDTLVVDCGADHRLTSEEDWAAFYGGDYFGAWDYGMPELLHSTGGTQRQVLASSKRIAVPGCNVTAITLALAPGIRSSLIGAEDIVAVLAVGPSGAGKSLKTNLLASEMLGSASAYAVGGTHRHTPEIVQNLKVAGAGAVSVSFTPVLVPMSRGILATSTAKLAEGVTAAQVRDAWESAYADEPFVHVLPEGAFPRTADTLGANTALIGLAIDEAARRVVVISAIDNLVKGTAGAAIQSTNIALGLDETLGLALDGVAP, via the coding sequence ATGTCAATTTCGGTCGCAGTGGCCGGTGCCAGCGGTTATGCCGGTGGCGAGCTTCTCCGCCTGCTTTCCACCCACCCCGAGTTCGATGTCACTACGGTGACTGCGTTTAGCAATGCTGGTCAGCGCCTCGTTGATGTGCAGCCGCACTTGCGCTCACTCGCGCACCTTGAACTCCAGCCAACCGAGCCTTCGGTTCTTGCTGGCCACGACGTTGTTTTCTTTGCGCTTCCGCATGGCAAGTCGGGGGCGCTCACGGCCGAGCTCAGTCCCGACACTCTCGTGGTTGATTGCGGGGCCGATCACCGACTCACGTCTGAAGAGGATTGGGCCGCCTTTTACGGCGGCGACTACTTCGGTGCCTGGGATTATGGGATGCCCGAACTTCTGCACTCCACTGGTGGCACTCAAAGGCAAGTGCTCGCCAGTTCGAAGCGTATTGCCGTGCCTGGTTGTAATGTCACGGCGATCACCCTGGCGCTTGCTCCGGGCATCCGTTCTTCGCTGATTGGCGCCGAAGACATTGTGGCGGTGCTTGCTGTTGGCCCGTCTGGCGCCGGTAAGAGCCTGAAAACGAATCTGCTCGCGAGTGAAATGTTGGGTTCCGCTTCGGCATATGCTGTTGGTGGTACCCACCGCCACACGCCGGAGATAGTTCAGAATTTGAAGGTCGCCGGTGCTGGCGCTGTGAGTGTTTCATTCACTCCGGTGCTTGTTCCGATGTCGCGTGGCATCCTGGCTACGTCAACGGCGAAGCTTGCGGAGGGTGTCACCGCTGCTCAGGTACGGGACGCATGGGAGTCTGCCTACGCCGATGAACCATTCGTTCATGTGCTTCCGGAGGGCGCTTTCCCGCGCACCGCTGACACCCTTGGCGCGAACACGGCACTTATTGGGCTCGCTATTGATGAAGCAGCGCGCCGCGTAGTCGTGATTAGCGCGATCGACAATCTTGTTAAGGGCACCGCAGGGGCCGCCATTCAATCGACAAATATTGCGTTGGGGCTCGACGAAACCCTCGGCCTCGCGCTGGACGGAGTTGCACCATGA
- the pheT gene encoding phenylalanine--tRNA ligase subunit beta codes for MKVPMSWLREFVEIPADITHEQVHAALVKVGFEEEDVHNFEVSGPVVVGQVVEFVGEPQTNGKTINWCQVDVGEAEPRGIVCGAHNFAVGDKVVVTLPGSVLPGPFPIAARKTYGHVSDGMIASTRELGLGDEHDGILVLATLGLDPEIGTNAIELLGLDDFAVEINVTPDRGYAMSIRGIAREFALSTGARFTDPADAPTITEASGYSVVINDDAPIRGRAGVRAFTTRVVRNVDVTKPTPSWMISRLALAGIRTISLTVDITNYVMLELGQPIHAYDLDRVAGGLTVRRAQAGETLTTLDDKSRTLNPEDLLITDDSGPIGLAGVMGGASTEITKASTNVLIEAANFEPISVARSARRHKLGSEASRRYERGVDPLVAPAAAARVVELLVELGNGTIDSLGSDVPAAHSPEPIELPETYVEGLIGVHYSSDEITDSLTAIGTTVEVTKTGWRVTPPSWRPDLDEKTTLAEEVARIVGYDRIPSVLPVAPPGRGLTRAQRLRRTVSSSLASSGLTEVLAYPFISKASNDLFGSPQAGGVAAIALANALDPDAASMRRSLLPGLAAIAHRNVSRGLTDLALFEVGTVFLPEAGRAYGSGDLPVGDELPSEAALTELHLSVPAQPWHVAALFVGDSVTRQPGQQAVARGLGDALATVQQLAATMLVEIDVVTGSHQAFHPGRTAELRVGDQVVGYAGELLPALALELDLPRVVAVVELDLSVLIQSAVEDVAAIPIVSFPVATQDVSLVVSASVQAGELLAIITEGAGDLLESVRLVDDYRGAGIPEARKSLTFALRFRAVDRTLTQAEATEAKNAAVTLAAERVGAELRE; via the coding sequence ATGAAAGTTCCCATGAGTTGGTTGCGGGAATTCGTAGAGATCCCGGCAGACATTACGCACGAACAGGTTCACGCGGCCCTCGTAAAGGTCGGCTTCGAAGAAGAAGATGTTCACAATTTCGAGGTTTCAGGCCCGGTAGTCGTCGGTCAGGTTGTCGAATTTGTTGGTGAGCCGCAGACCAATGGCAAGACCATTAACTGGTGCCAGGTGGATGTCGGCGAAGCCGAGCCGCGAGGCATCGTCTGTGGAGCCCACAACTTCGCTGTCGGTGACAAGGTCGTTGTCACGCTGCCCGGTTCTGTGCTCCCCGGTCCCTTCCCTATTGCCGCACGCAAGACTTACGGCCACGTCTCTGACGGAATGATTGCGTCGACCCGCGAACTGGGTCTTGGCGACGAACATGACGGTATTTTGGTGCTCGCAACCCTCGGTCTCGACCCCGAGATCGGCACCAACGCGATCGAACTTCTCGGTCTTGACGACTTCGCGGTAGAAATTAACGTCACACCAGACCGCGGCTACGCGATGTCTATTCGGGGAATCGCTCGCGAGTTCGCCCTCTCGACCGGTGCGAGGTTTACCGACCCCGCCGACGCACCGACGATCACCGAGGCCAGTGGTTACTCCGTCGTCATCAACGACGATGCGCCCATTCGTGGCCGCGCCGGAGTGCGAGCTTTCACTACGCGCGTCGTTCGGAACGTGGATGTCACCAAGCCGACGCCATCGTGGATGATCAGTCGGTTGGCGCTTGCCGGCATCCGCACAATCTCGCTGACGGTCGACATCACCAACTACGTCATGCTCGAACTCGGGCAGCCCATTCACGCCTACGATCTCGATCGTGTAGCTGGTGGGCTCACAGTGCGTCGTGCGCAGGCGGGGGAGACCCTCACCACGCTCGATGACAAGTCGCGCACGCTGAACCCCGAAGACCTGCTGATCACGGATGACTCTGGTCCGATTGGGTTGGCCGGAGTGATGGGCGGTGCGAGCACCGAGATCACTAAGGCGTCAACAAACGTTCTCATTGAGGCTGCAAACTTTGAGCCGATTTCGGTGGCGCGAAGTGCCCGTCGCCACAAACTCGGCAGCGAGGCATCGCGGCGCTACGAACGCGGAGTAGACCCACTCGTGGCTCCGGCGGCGGCGGCGCGCGTTGTCGAACTGCTTGTAGAGCTGGGGAACGGAACCATCGATTCACTCGGCAGCGATGTCCCTGCCGCGCATAGCCCGGAGCCGATCGAGCTTCCCGAAACGTATGTTGAAGGTCTCATCGGGGTGCACTACTCGTCTGACGAGATCACCGATTCGCTGACGGCGATCGGCACGACCGTTGAGGTTACCAAAACCGGATGGCGAGTCACTCCGCCGAGCTGGCGTCCCGACCTCGACGAGAAAACTACGCTCGCCGAAGAAGTCGCCCGAATCGTGGGCTACGACCGTATCCCGTCAGTGCTCCCCGTTGCCCCTCCGGGCCGTGGGTTGACTCGGGCTCAACGCTTGCGCCGCACGGTATCGAGCAGTTTGGCCTCCTCAGGTCTCACTGAAGTGCTGGCCTACCCCTTCATCTCGAAAGCATCGAATGATCTTTTCGGTTCTCCTCAGGCGGGAGGAGTGGCCGCAATTGCGCTCGCGAACGCTTTGGACCCGGATGCGGCATCCATGCGTCGTTCGTTGCTGCCGGGTCTTGCCGCGATCGCTCACCGCAACGTGTCGCGCGGACTAACGGATCTCGCACTCTTCGAAGTCGGAACCGTGTTCTTGCCGGAGGCAGGTCGCGCCTACGGCAGTGGCGATCTCCCCGTGGGCGATGAGCTACCTAGCGAGGCTGCGCTAACTGAATTGCATTTGAGCGTGCCTGCGCAGCCGTGGCATGTTGCTGCGCTGTTCGTTGGAGACTCGGTCACCCGCCAGCCAGGGCAACAGGCAGTGGCTCGTGGTTTGGGTGACGCTCTGGCAACTGTGCAGCAGTTAGCGGCTACCATGTTGGTCGAAATCGATGTTGTGACGGGGAGCCACCAGGCGTTTCACCCGGGGCGCACCGCTGAGCTCCGCGTTGGCGACCAGGTTGTTGGTTATGCCGGGGAGCTGTTGCCAGCGCTGGCGCTTGAGCTCGATCTGCCTCGCGTCGTGGCTGTGGTGGAACTCGATCTGAGCGTGCTCATTCAGAGCGCCGTTGAGGACGTGGCCGCAATACCCATCGTGTCGTTTCCCGTAGCGACCCAGGATGTGTCGCTGGTTGTTTCCGCTTCCGTTCAGGCCGGAGAGCTTCTTGCGATCATCACGGAGGGTGCCGGCGACCTCTTGGAGAGTGTTCGACTGGTTGATGACTATCGCGGCGCTGGAATCCCTGAGGCGCGCAAATCACTGACCTTCGCGCTGCGCTTCCGAGCGGTCGACCGCACGCTCACCCAGGCTGAAGCGACTGAGGCAAAGAATGCTGCTGTTACCCTTGCCGCTGAACGTGTTGGTGCTGAACTGCGCGAGTAG